The Triticum aestivum cultivar Chinese Spring chromosome 7B, IWGSC CS RefSeq v2.1, whole genome shotgun sequence genome window below encodes:
- the LOC123160160 gene encoding triacylglycerol lipase 2 — protein MGPAAVIVLIILCAAAAAEARVPAGHLATRRRDSVPAGVGACALAVAPFGYPCEEHTVTTVDGYILSLQRIPRGRRASGGGAGQPVLLQHGVLTDGMTWLLSSPEESLAYILADSGFDVWVVNNRGTRWSSRHVSLDSYSRRYWDWSWDDLVVNDMPSLVDYVCSHTGQKPHFLGHSMGTLVALAAFSEGRTVDKLKSAALLTPVAYLSHMTTPLGILLAKAFVGELITILGVAEFNPVTPAVASLFKELCRHPGTNCYDLLRDFTGENYCLNSSAVDVFLQYEPQPTSTKTMVHLAQTFRDGVLSKYDYMWPGVNVEKYGQPDPPAYNMSNIPAAFPLFLSYGGRDELADPGDVGRLLGDLRGDDPDRLTLQYLEQFAHADFVIGTCAKDYVYNHVVSFFNRFN, from the exons ATGGGCCCTGCGGCGGTCATCGTGCTGATCAtcctctgcgccgccgccgccgccgaggcccgcgtcCCGGCCGGCCACCTCGCGACCAGGCGGCGCGACAGTGTTCCCGCGGGCGTGGGCGCGTGCGCGCTGGCCGTGGCCCCCTTCGGCTACCCCTGCGAAGAGCACACG GTGACGACGGTGGACGGGTACATCCTGAGCCTGCAAAGGATACCGAGGGGGCGGCgcgccagcggcggcggcgcggggcagccgGTGCTTCTGCAGCATGGCGTTCTCACG gacgGCATGACATGGCTGCTGAGCTCGCCGGAGGAATCGTTGGCGTACATCCTCGCGGACAGCGGCTTCGACGTGTGGGTGGTCAACAACAGGGGCACCAGGTGGAGCAGCCGCCACGTCTCCCTCGACTCCTACTCCCGG AGGTACTGGGACTGGTCCTGGGACGACCTGGTGGTGAACGACATGCCGAGCTTGGTTGACTACGTCTGCAGCCACACCGGGCAGAAGCCGCACTTCCTCGGCCACTCCATG GGGACGCTGGTGGCGCTGGCGGCCTTCTCGGAGGGCAGGACGGTGGACAAGCTCAAGTCGGCGGCGCTGCTGACCCCGGTCGCCTATCTGTCCCACATGACCACCCCCCTCGGCATACTGCTCGCCAAAGCATTCGTTGGAGAG CTCATCACGATCCTCGGTGTGGCGGAGTTCAACCCAGTAAC GCCGGCGGTGGCGAGCCTCTTCAAGGAACTGTGCCGCCATCCTGGAACCAACTGCTACGACCTCCTCAGAGACTTCACAG GGGAAAACTACTGCCTCAACAGCTCGGCCGTCGACGTCTTCCTCCAGTACGAGCCGCAGCCGACGTCCACCAAGACCATGGTCCACCTCGCCCAGACGTTCCGCGACGGCGTGCTGTCCAAGTACGACTACATGTGGCCGGGCGTGAACGTGGAGAAGTACGGCCAGCCGGACCCGCCGGCGTACAACATGTCCAACATACCGGCGGCCTTCCCGCTCTTCCTCAGCTACGGCGGCCGGGACGAGCTGGCCGACCCCGGCGACGTCGGCCGCCTCCTCGGGGACCTCCGGGGCGACGACCCCGACAGGCTCACGTTGCAGTACCTGGAGCAGTTCGCGCACGCCGACTTCGTCATCGGCACCTGCGCCAAGGACTACGTCTACAACCACGTCGTCTCCTTCTTCAACCGCTTCAACTAG